The Salana multivorans genome window below encodes:
- the efeO gene encoding iron uptake system protein EfeO, whose amino-acid sequence MTPTRPSASVPAIVTVAAAAVVVLAGCVPNNPQSSGTDGSGAASGALAVTSDDTTCEISAAEATSGTLTFDVANSGTKVTEFYLMAADGLRIVGEVENIAPGASRTLTVTVQPGDYQTVCKPGMIGAGVGRADFTVSGERVELTGEDAELKQEAIDLYAAFVKDQVAQLLPETEAFVDLYVAGDDEAARAEFPLVRAYYERIEPVAEALGDLDPRIDYREVDAVAEGLDWTGFHRIEKDLWEPAPGALNSDGETDAFDGWTPSTPEERAELGRLLVADVTELYDFVHSDDFTTFLSDQGVDWISNGAIGLLDEVATGKITGEEDWWSGTDLYDFAANVEGSKMAFSLVEDLASRKGAEGEELVGQINDGYAALEEALAEHGSLTTGFVAYSELTDADKKQLSDLINALAEPLSKLTTTVLE is encoded by the coding sequence ATGACACCCACTCGTCCGTCCGCGTCGGTCCCGGCCATCGTCACGGTGGCGGCCGCCGCCGTCGTCGTCCTCGCCGGATGCGTCCCGAACAACCCGCAGTCCAGCGGCACCGACGGCTCCGGGGCCGCGTCCGGCGCGCTCGCCGTGACCTCGGACGACACCACCTGCGAGATCTCCGCGGCCGAGGCGACGTCGGGCACGCTGACGTTCGACGTCGCGAACTCGGGCACGAAGGTGACCGAGTTCTACCTCATGGCCGCCGACGGCCTGCGCATCGTCGGCGAGGTCGAGAACATCGCCCCGGGCGCCTCGCGCACGCTCACGGTGACCGTGCAGCCGGGCGACTACCAGACGGTCTGCAAGCCCGGCATGATCGGCGCCGGCGTGGGCCGAGCCGACTTCACGGTGTCGGGCGAGCGGGTCGAGCTGACCGGCGAGGACGCCGAGCTCAAGCAGGAGGCGATCGACCTGTACGCGGCGTTCGTCAAGGACCAGGTCGCGCAGCTCCTGCCCGAGACGGAGGCGTTCGTCGACCTGTACGTCGCGGGCGACGACGAGGCCGCGCGCGCCGAGTTCCCGCTGGTCCGGGCGTACTACGAGCGGATCGAGCCCGTGGCCGAGGCGCTCGGCGACCTCGACCCGCGGATCGACTACCGCGAGGTCGACGCCGTCGCCGAGGGGCTGGACTGGACCGGGTTCCACCGGATCGAGAAGGACCTGTGGGAGCCGGCGCCGGGCGCGCTGAACTCGGACGGCGAGACGGACGCGTTCGACGGCTGGACGCCCTCGACGCCCGAGGAGCGCGCCGAGCTCGGCCGCCTGCTCGTGGCCGACGTCACCGAGCTCTACGACTTCGTCCACTCCGACGACTTCACCACCTTCCTCTCCGACCAGGGCGTCGACTGGATCTCCAACGGCGCGATCGGGCTGCTCGACGAGGTCGCGACCGGCAAGATCACGGGCGAGGAGGACTGGTGGAGCGGCACCGACCTCTACGACTTCGCGGCCAACGTCGAGGGCTCCAAGATGGCGTTCTCGCTGGTCGAGGACCTCGCCTCCCGCAAGGGCGCCGAGGGTGAGGAGCTCGTCGGCCAGATCAACGACGGGTACGCGGCGCTCGAGGAGGCCCTGGCCGAGCACGGCTCGCTGACCACCGGGTTCGTGGCCTACTCCGAGCTCACGGACGCGGACAAGAAGCAGCTCTCCGACCTCATCAACGCGCTCGCCGAGCCGCTCTCCAAGCTCACCACCACGGTGCTGGAGTGA
- the efeU gene encoding iron uptake transporter permease EfeU codes for MIAAFLIGLREGLEAALVVGILVAYLHKSGRASALPRLWAGVGLAIVGSLALGAILTFGAYGLSFQAQEAIGGGLSIVTVALVTWMVFWMVGASRGLSAELRAQVDRSGDSAWGIVVIGFISVAREGIETTLFLWSTVRSLGNGSGAAIGAVAGLVVAACLGWAIYRGMVRIDLGVFFRWTGLALVVVAAGVLAYGVHDLQEAGFLPGPFTSAATIDPTTGLVGVGLAGFPFGWAFQVGHVIAPDGALGALLKGTIGFMPEMTWLSVVLWALYLGIIGTRFVRRAFAPHPAPPTTSSDATDAAPPALVPSPDLTATDGPVGTTEGTP; via the coding sequence ATGATCGCCGCGTTCCTCATCGGCCTGCGCGAGGGGCTCGAGGCGGCGCTCGTCGTCGGCATCCTGGTGGCCTACCTGCACAAGTCCGGCCGCGCGAGCGCCCTGCCGCGGCTCTGGGCCGGGGTCGGTCTCGCGATCGTCGGCTCGCTCGCCCTCGGGGCGATCCTCACCTTCGGCGCCTACGGCCTCTCGTTCCAGGCGCAGGAGGCGATCGGCGGCGGTCTCTCGATCGTCACGGTCGCCCTCGTCACCTGGATGGTGTTCTGGATGGTCGGCGCCTCGCGCGGGCTGTCGGCGGAGCTGCGCGCCCAGGTCGACCGCTCGGGAGACAGCGCCTGGGGCATCGTGGTCATCGGCTTCATCTCGGTCGCCCGCGAGGGCATCGAGACCACGCTCTTCCTCTGGTCGACCGTTCGCTCGCTCGGCAACGGCTCCGGTGCCGCGATCGGAGCCGTCGCCGGCCTGGTCGTGGCCGCCTGCCTCGGCTGGGCCATCTACCGCGGCATGGTCAGGATCGACCTCGGCGTGTTCTTCCGGTGGACCGGCCTCGCCCTCGTCGTCGTGGCCGCCGGCGTCCTCGCCTACGGCGTCCACGACCTGCAGGAGGCCGGCTTCCTGCCCGGCCCGTTCACGTCCGCCGCGACGATCGACCCGACGACGGGGCTGGTCGGGGTCGGCCTCGCCGGCTTCCCGTTCGGCTGGGCGTTCCAGGTCGGCCACGTCATCGCGCCGGACGGCGCGCTCGGCGCGCTGCTCAAGGGGACGATCGGCTTCATGCCCGAGATGACCTGGCTCTCGGTCGTCCTGTGGGCCCTCTACCTCGGCATCATCGGCACCCGCTTCGTGCGGCGTGCCTTCGCGCCGCATCCCGCGCCCCCGACGACGTCGAGCGACGCGACGGACGCCGCACCCCCAGCTCTCGTCCCGTCCCCCGATCTCACCGCGACCGACGGACCCGTCGGCACCACCGAAGGAACACCATGA
- the rpsA gene encoding 30S ribosomal protein S1: MTISTPAPTVPQVAVNDIGSDEDFLAAVDATIKYFNDGDIVEGTIVKVDRDEVLLDIGYKTEGVILSRELSIKHDVDPSEVVSVGDVVEALVLQKEDKEGRLLLSKKRAQYERAWGTIEKIKEEDGVVTGTVIEVVKGGLILDIGLRGFLPASLVEMRRVRDLQPYVGKEIEAKIIELDKNRNNVVLSRRAWLEQTQSEVRSTFLSSLAKGQVRPGVVSSIVNFGAFVDLGGVDGLVHVSELSWKHIDHPSEVVEVGQEVTVEVLDVELDRERVSLSLKATQEDPWQQFARTHAIGQVVPGKVTKLVPFGAFVRVEDGIEGLVHISELAVRHVEVPEQVAKVGEEVFVKVIDIDLERRRISLSLKQANEGVDPSSDDFDPSLYGMATEYDDQGNYKYPEGFDAETNEWMEGFDAQREEWERQYAEAQSRWEAHKKQVAAAIEADADSGDADVLETATYSSAPAGPAGTLASDEALAALREKLTGA; this comes from the coding sequence ATGACCATCTCCACCCCCGCCCCGACCGTCCCGCAGGTCGCCGTCAACGACATCGGCTCGGACGAGGACTTCCTCGCAGCCGTCGACGCGACCATCAAGTACTTCAACGACGGTGACATCGTCGAGGGCACCATCGTCAAGGTCGACCGCGACGAGGTCCTTCTTGACATCGGCTACAAGACGGAGGGGGTCATCCTCTCCCGCGAGCTCTCCATCAAGCACGACGTCGACCCGTCGGAGGTCGTCTCCGTCGGTGACGTCGTCGAGGCGCTCGTCCTCCAGAAGGAGGACAAGGAGGGCCGCCTCCTCCTGTCCAAGAAGCGCGCTCAGTACGAGCGGGCCTGGGGCACCATCGAGAAGATCAAGGAGGAGGACGGCGTCGTCACCGGCACCGTCATCGAGGTCGTCAAGGGTGGACTCATCCTCGACATCGGCCTGCGCGGGTTCCTCCCGGCCTCCCTCGTGGAGATGCGTCGCGTCCGCGACCTCCAGCCGTACGTCGGCAAGGAGATCGAGGCGAAGATCATCGAGCTCGACAAGAACCGCAACAACGTCGTGCTCTCGCGTCGCGCGTGGCTCGAGCAGACGCAGTCCGAGGTCCGTTCCACGTTCCTCTCCTCGCTCGCCAAGGGCCAGGTGCGTCCCGGTGTCGTGTCCTCGATCGTGAACTTCGGTGCGTTCGTCGACCTCGGCGGGGTCGACGGTCTCGTCCACGTCTCCGAGCTGTCCTGGAAGCACATCGACCACCCGTCCGAGGTCGTCGAGGTCGGCCAGGAGGTCACGGTCGAGGTGCTCGACGTCGAGCTCGACCGCGAGCGCGTCTCCCTGTCGCTCAAGGCGACGCAGGAGGACCCGTGGCAGCAGTTCGCGCGGACCCACGCCATCGGCCAGGTCGTCCCGGGCAAGGTCACGAAGCTCGTCCCGTTCGGTGCGTTCGTGCGCGTCGAGGACGGCATCGAGGGTCTCGTCCACATCTCCGAGCTCGCCGTGCGTCACGTCGAGGTCCCGGAGCAGGTCGCGAAGGTCGGCGAGGAGGTCTTCGTCAAGGTCATCGACATCGACCTCGAGCGTCGCCGCATCTCGCTGTCGCTCAAGCAGGCCAACGAGGGTGTCGACCCGTCCTCGGACGACTTCGACCCGAGCCTCTACGGCATGGCGACGGAGTACGACGACCAGGGGAACTACAAGTACCCCGAGGGCTTCGACGCGGAGACCAACGAGTGGATGGAGGGCTTCGACGCCCAGCGCGAGGAGTGGGAGCGGCAGTACGCCGAGGCCCAGTCCCGCTGGGAGGCCCACAAGAAGCAGGTCGCCGCGGCGATCGAGGCGGACGCCGACTCCGGCGACGCGGACGTCCTCGAGACCGCGACGTACAGCTCCGCCCCGGCCGGCCCCGCCGGCACGCTGGCCTCGGACGAGGCGCTCGCCGCGCTTCGCGAGAAGCTGACGGGTGCGTGA
- a CDS encoding pyroglutamyl-peptidase I yields MTRVLLTGFEPFDGARVNPSWEVAELLADEGIGLPGVEVAAVRLPVVFSRVRGLLAAALERDAPDVVIGLGLAAGRPHVSVERVGINLAVARIPDNEGDRPRDVPLAPGRPDAHLATLPVGELLAGDPRLLDSLSAGAYVCNAVLFHLLDLVALVAPGTERVRAAGFLHVPATGPDALASHDEVGTGGGAGGSVGTEGAGADVPQVPLRDVADVVAGAVRLTLEARAGSAASGQPDG; encoded by the coding sequence GTGACGCGGGTCCTGCTCACCGGCTTCGAGCCGTTCGACGGCGCGAGGGTCAACCCGTCGTGGGAGGTCGCGGAGCTGCTCGCGGACGAGGGGATCGGGCTGCCCGGCGTCGAGGTCGCCGCCGTCCGGCTGCCGGTCGTCTTCTCGCGCGTGCGGGGACTGCTGGCCGCGGCCCTGGAGCGGGATGCGCCCGACGTCGTGATCGGTCTCGGCCTCGCCGCCGGCCGGCCGCACGTCAGCGTCGAACGGGTCGGGATCAACCTCGCCGTCGCGCGCATCCCGGACAACGAGGGCGACCGGCCGCGGGACGTGCCGCTGGCGCCCGGGCGACCCGACGCGCACCTCGCGACCCTGCCGGTGGGCGAGCTGCTGGCGGGTGACCCGAGGCTGCTCGACTCCCTCAGCGCCGGCGCCTACGTCTGCAACGCCGTGCTGTTCCACCTGCTCGACCTCGTCGCGCTCGTCGCGCCCGGGACCGAGCGGGTCCGAGCCGCCGGCTTCCTGCACGTCCCGGCCACGGGTCCGGACGCGCTCGCCTCGCACGACGAGGTCGGGACCGGCGGTGGCGCGGGCGGCAGCGTAGGGACGGAGGGTGCCGGCGCGGACGTGCCGCAGGTGCCGCTCCGCGACGTCGCGGACGTCGTGGCAGGCGCGGTGCGGCTCACGCTGGAGGCGCGCGCCGGGTCGGCCGCGTCCGGCCAGCCGGACGGCTAG
- a CDS encoding class I SAM-dependent methyltransferase — protein MDTGLPAPAFAGYEDDDARGTDAARRWWDANASEYLAEHGAALGAADFTWGPEGLREEDARLLGEPEELVGLRVLEVGAGAAQCARWLRARGVDVVATDVSDGMLAAARELDAATGIEVPLVRADARDLPFPDGAFDVVFTSYGVLPFVADAGQVHREVARVLRPGGRWVFSTTHPVRWAFPDDPGPGGLTATSSYFDTRPYVERTADGDIVYAEYHRPLGRLVAEAVGAGFVVVGLTEPEWQPGRETWGGWSELRASHLPGTVVLSCRLA, from the coding sequence GTGGACACCGGGCTGCCAGCCCCGGCCTTCGCCGGGTACGAGGACGACGACGCGCGGGGCACCGACGCCGCCCGCCGCTGGTGGGACGCCAACGCGAGCGAGTACCTCGCGGAGCACGGGGCGGCGCTCGGGGCCGCCGACTTCACCTGGGGCCCCGAGGGGCTGCGCGAGGAGGACGCCCGCCTGCTCGGCGAGCCCGAGGAGCTCGTCGGGCTGCGGGTGCTCGAGGTGGGGGCCGGGGCGGCGCAGTGCGCACGGTGGCTGCGGGCGCGCGGCGTCGACGTCGTCGCGACCGACGTCTCCGACGGCATGCTCGCGGCGGCACGCGAGCTGGACGCGGCGACGGGCATCGAGGTGCCGCTCGTGCGCGCGGACGCGCGCGACCTCCCGTTCCCGGACGGCGCGTTCGACGTGGTCTTCACCTCCTACGGCGTGCTGCCGTTCGTCGCCGACGCCGGTCAGGTGCACCGCGAGGTCGCGCGGGTGCTCCGGCCGGGCGGCCGGTGGGTGTTCTCGACGACGCACCCCGTGCGCTGGGCCTTCCCCGACGACCCGGGTCCCGGCGGCCTCACCGCGACGTCCTCCTACTTCGACACCCGTCCCTACGTCGAGCGCACCGCCGACGGCGACATCGTCTACGCCGAGTACCACCGCCCGCTCGGCCGGCTCGTGGCCGAGGCGGTCGGGGCCGGCTTCGTCGTCGTCGGCCTCACCGAGCCGGAGTGGCAGCCGGGACGCGAGACCTGGGGCGGCTGGAGCGAGCTGCGGGCGTCGCACCTGCCGGGGACGGTCGTCCTGTCCTGCCGGCTCGCGTGA
- a CDS encoding NAD-dependent succinate-semialdehyde dehydrogenase — MSGSPSRPPSASAPTQLFVAGQWRDATGGRTFAVEDPATGEELARVADASPEDGLAALDAAVAAQEAWAATSPLERSELLRRTFDAVMDHRDELAALMTAEMGKPLAESAAEVTYGAEYVRWFAGEATRVGGRYDTAPEGTGRILVGRRPVGPCYLITPWNFPLAMATRKIAPAIAAGCTAVVKPASLTPLTTLAFVGLLAEAGLPEGVVNVVPTSSSSAVSEPILADPRLRKLSFTGSTEVGRTLLRQSADGILRTSMELGGDAPFLVFNDADLDAAVDGALLAKLRNGGQACTAANRFLVQEGVAEEFTLRVVERVRQVRVGPGAAPGTTLGPLIDAAAVERVTELVDDAVARGARVLLAPELPSGLSPDGHFLAPVVLADVPVEARVWREEIFGPVLALRTFADEDEAVALANDTDRGLVSYAFTRDLARGHRLVERLESGMVGLNSGIVSNAAAPFGGIKTSGLGREGGELGIEEYQSVTYAFLPRS, encoded by the coding sequence ATGTCCGGCTCACCGTCCCGCCCGCCGTCCGCCTCCGCCCCGACGCAGCTCTTCGTCGCGGGGCAGTGGCGCGACGCGACCGGCGGCCGCACGTTCGCGGTCGAGGACCCGGCGACGGGGGAGGAGCTGGCCCGGGTCGCGGACGCCTCGCCCGAGGACGGCCTCGCGGCACTCGACGCCGCGGTGGCAGCCCAGGAGGCGTGGGCGGCGACGTCGCCGCTGGAACGCTCCGAGCTCCTGCGGCGCACGTTCGACGCGGTGATGGACCACCGCGACGAGCTGGCCGCGCTGATGACGGCTGAGATGGGCAAGCCGCTCGCGGAGTCAGCGGCCGAGGTGACCTACGGCGCGGAGTACGTGCGTTGGTTCGCCGGCGAGGCCACGCGCGTCGGCGGCCGCTACGACACCGCCCCCGAGGGAACCGGACGGATCCTCGTGGGCCGGCGCCCCGTCGGGCCCTGCTACCTCATCACCCCGTGGAACTTCCCGCTCGCGATGGCGACGCGGAAGATCGCCCCCGCGATCGCCGCCGGCTGCACCGCCGTGGTGAAGCCCGCGTCGCTGACGCCGCTCACGACGCTCGCGTTCGTCGGGCTGCTGGCGGAGGCCGGGCTGCCGGAGGGCGTCGTCAACGTGGTGCCGACCTCGAGCTCGAGCGCGGTCAGCGAGCCGATCCTCGCCGACCCGCGCCTGCGCAAGCTCTCCTTCACCGGCTCGACGGAGGTCGGGCGAACCCTGCTGCGACAGTCCGCCGACGGCATCCTGCGCACGTCGATGGAGCTCGGCGGCGACGCGCCGTTCCTCGTCTTCAACGACGCCGATCTCGACGCCGCCGTCGACGGCGCGCTGCTCGCGAAGCTCCGCAACGGCGGTCAGGCGTGCACGGCGGCGAACCGGTTCCTCGTCCAGGAGGGGGTCGCCGAGGAGTTCACGCTGCGGGTCGTCGAGCGCGTGCGCCAGGTCCGGGTCGGTCCGGGCGCGGCGCCCGGCACGACGCTCGGCCCGCTCATCGACGCGGCGGCGGTGGAGCGGGTCACCGAGCTGGTCGACGATGCCGTCGCCCGCGGCGCGCGCGTCCTCCTCGCGCCCGAGCTGCCGTCCGGTCTCTCGCCCGACGGCCACTTCCTCGCCCCCGTCGTGCTCGCGGACGTGCCCGTCGAGGCGCGGGTGTGGCGCGAGGAGATCTTCGGGCCGGTGCTCGCGCTGCGGACGTTCGCTGACGAGGACGAGGCGGTCGCCCTGGCGAACGACACCGACCGCGGTCTCGTCTCGTACGCGTTCACGCGCGACCTCGCCCGCGGCCACCGCCTCGTCGAGCGGCTGGAGAGCGGGATGGTCGGGCTCAACTCGGGCATCGTCTCGAACGCGGCGGCCCCGTTCGGCGGGATCAAGACGTCGGGCCTGGGTCGCGAGGGCGGCGAGCTCGGGATCGAGGAGTACCAGTCCGTGACGTACGCGTTCCTGCCGCGCTCGTGA
- the coaE gene encoding dephospho-CoA kinase yields MLLIGLTGGMAAGKSTVARRMARLGAVVVDADVLAREVVEPGTPGLAAVVERFGSEVTGESGALDRARLAALVFDDAVARADLEAIIHPAVGAAFEERVAQLAAERPDAIVVHDVPLLAENGLAPRYHLVLVADAPEAVRIERAVRERGMTEDAARARIAAQASDAQRRAVADVLIDTACAPEETTAAVDALWTERLVPFERNLREGRRAARPTAELVEDDAADPWAQQAARVLARLELAGGDLVLDAAHIGSTSVPGLPAKDVLDVQVGVPSLAAAALLAPRFGEAGFPLVAGLGQDTPKPDAPDPELWRKAFHANADPARPVNVHVRVTGSPGWTWALAFRDWLRADPAARERYRRVKEGVLAEVADQLGEHPTHAYAEAKEPFFTEVDGELTAWRERTGWQPRP; encoded by the coding sequence ATGCTCCTCATCGGCCTCACCGGAGGCATGGCCGCCGGAAAGTCCACCGTCGCGCGCCGGATGGCTCGGCTGGGCGCCGTCGTCGTCGATGCCGACGTCCTCGCGCGCGAGGTGGTCGAGCCCGGGACCCCGGGGCTCGCGGCCGTCGTCGAGCGGTTCGGCTCCGAGGTGACGGGGGAGTCCGGCGCGCTGGACCGGGCGCGGCTCGCTGCCCTCGTGTTCGACGACGCGGTGGCCCGCGCGGACCTCGAGGCGATCATCCACCCGGCGGTCGGCGCCGCCTTCGAGGAACGGGTCGCGCAGCTGGCCGCCGAGCGGCCCGACGCGATCGTCGTGCACGACGTGCCGCTCCTCGCCGAGAACGGTCTCGCCCCGCGCTACCACCTGGTGCTCGTCGCCGACGCGCCCGAGGCCGTCCGCATCGAGCGCGCGGTCCGGGAGCGCGGCATGACCGAGGATGCGGCCCGCGCCCGGATCGCGGCGCAGGCGAGCGATGCGCAGCGCCGCGCCGTCGCGGACGTCCTGATCGACACGGCCTGCGCCCCCGAGGAGACGACGGCGGCGGTCGATGCGCTGTGGACCGAGCGCCTCGTCCCGTTCGAGCGCAACCTGCGTGAGGGCCGTCGCGCGGCCCGTCCGACGGCCGAGCTCGTCGAGGACGACGCGGCCGACCCGTGGGCGCAGCAGGCGGCGCGCGTGCTGGCCCGGCTGGAGCTCGCCGGTGGCGATCTCGTGCTGGACGCGGCGCACATCGGGTCGACATCCGTCCCGGGGCTGCCGGCCAAGGACGTGCTCGACGTGCAGGTCGGCGTCCCCTCGCTGGCGGCCGCCGCACTCCTCGCGCCACGGTTCGGGGAGGCGGGCTTCCCGCTCGTCGCGGGTCTCGGGCAGGACACGCCGAAGCCCGACGCCCCCGACCCCGAGCTGTGGCGCAAGGCCTTCCACGCGAACGCCGACCCCGCTCGGCCGGTCAACGTGCACGTGCGCGTCACGGGGTCGCCCGGGTGGACCTGGGCGCTGGCGTTCCGGGACTGGCTGCGGGCCGATCCCGCGGCGCGCGAACGCTACCGCCGGGTGAAGGAGGGCGTGCTCGCCGAGGTGGCGGACCAGCTCGGCGAGCACCCGACCCATGCGTACGCCGAGGCCAAGGAGCCGTTCTTCACCGAGGTCGACGGGGAGCTCACCGCCTGGCGCGAGCGCACCGGCTGGCAGCCTCGGCCCTAG
- a CDS encoding OsmC family protein: MPRPVISTASSVWEGDLASGGGRVTVASDAFPTVPLTWKARSEGELRHTTPEELIAAAHAGCYSMALSNELASSGSTPERIEASANVTFEIGDAGPVISGIELTVEGKVPGISEEDFLAIAEAAKVGCPVSKALAAVPITLSATLV, translated from the coding sequence ATGCCTCGTCCCGTCATCAGCACCGCCAGCTCCGTCTGGGAGGGCGACCTCGCCAGCGGTGGCGGCCGCGTCACCGTGGCCAGCGACGCCTTCCCCACCGTTCCCCTCACCTGGAAGGCCCGCTCGGAGGGCGAGCTGCGGCACACCACGCCGGAGGAGCTCATCGCCGCCGCCCACGCCGGCTGCTACTCGATGGCGCTGTCCAACGAGCTCGCCAGCAGCGGCAGCACGCCCGAGCGCATCGAGGCGTCGGCGAACGTCACGTTCGAGATCGGCGACGCCGGTCCGGTCATCTCCGGCATCGAGCTGACCGTCGAGGGCAAGGTCCCGGGCATCAGCGAGGAGGACTTCCTCGCGATCGCCGAGGCGGCGAAGGTCGGCTGCCCCGTGAGCAAGGCACTGGCGGCCGTCCCGATCACGCTCTCCGCCACGCTCGTCTGA
- the efeB gene encoding iron uptake transporter deferrochelatase/peroxidase subunit has product MTSTDPGPDRGPAGPSTPRRGISRRGVLGLSAAGAAALLGGAAVGRATAGIGPAGLGPLGGSGAGHAAPTTAYPFEGAHQAGITTPVQDHLHFAAFDLSSRATRDDVVELLQDWTYAASRLTQGLDVSATGALDGPESAPPDDTGEALDLPASGLTVTIGLGPTLFELDGEDRFGIAARRPAALAPLPPFLGDALSTEWSHGDLCLQACADDPQVAVHAIRNLARIAFGRAHVRWSQMGFGRTSKTSAAQATPRNLFGFKDGTDNILGTEEDRLAEHVWVAPGSATAGAGDAADWLAGGSYLVSRKIEMLLEPWDRTGLGEQERVFGRDKRVGAPLSGGDEFTAPVFGDGRIDIASHVHLAHPTNNAGATMLRRGYNYVDGTNPLGRLDAGLFFLAYVNDPDTFVQVQRSLSTDLLNEYIRHIGSAIFAVPPGIEPGGWVGETLFA; this is encoded by the coding sequence GTGACCTCGACCGACCCAGGTCCGGACCGAGGACCGGCCGGACCGAGCACGCCGCGGCGCGGGATCTCCCGCCGCGGCGTGCTCGGCCTGTCCGCCGCCGGGGCGGCCGCGCTGCTCGGCGGTGCCGCCGTCGGCCGCGCCACCGCTGGCATCGGCCCGGCCGGGCTCGGACCGCTCGGCGGGTCGGGCGCGGGTCACGCCGCGCCGACGACCGCCTACCCGTTCGAGGGAGCGCACCAGGCGGGGATCACGACGCCGGTCCAGGACCACCTGCACTTCGCGGCCTTCGACCTCTCGTCCCGGGCGACCCGCGACGACGTCGTCGAGCTGCTCCAGGACTGGACGTACGCGGCGTCGCGGCTGACGCAGGGCCTCGACGTCTCCGCGACCGGGGCGCTCGACGGCCCGGAGAGCGCGCCGCCCGACGACACCGGCGAGGCGCTCGACCTGCCCGCGTCCGGGCTCACCGTCACGATCGGCCTCGGGCCGACGCTGTTCGAGCTCGACGGCGAGGACAGGTTCGGGATCGCCGCGCGGCGGCCGGCCGCCCTCGCGCCCCTGCCACCGTTCCTGGGGGACGCGCTCAGCACCGAGTGGTCGCACGGCGACCTGTGCCTCCAGGCCTGCGCCGACGACCCGCAGGTGGCCGTGCACGCGATCCGCAACCTCGCGCGGATCGCGTTCGGCCGCGCGCACGTGCGCTGGTCCCAGATGGGGTTCGGACGCACGTCGAAGACGTCGGCCGCGCAGGCCACCCCGCGCAACCTCTTCGGCTTCAAGGACGGGACGGACAACATCCTCGGGACCGAGGAGGACCGGCTCGCCGAGCACGTGTGGGTCGCGCCGGGGTCCGCGACGGCGGGGGCCGGCGACGCCGCCGACTGGCTCGCGGGCGGCAGCTACCTCGTCAGCCGGAAGATCGAGATGCTGCTAGAGCCGTGGGACCGGACCGGTCTCGGCGAGCAGGAGCGGGTCTTCGGCCGCGACAAGCGCGTCGGCGCCCCGCTCTCGGGCGGTGACGAGTTCACCGCCCCCGTCTTCGGGGACGGTCGGATCGACATCGCCTCGCACGTCCACCTCGCCCACCCGACGAACAACGCCGGCGCGACGATGCTGCGCCGCGGGTACAACTACGTCGACGGCACGAACCCGCTCGGGCGCCTCGACGCCGGCCTGTTCTTCCTCGCCTACGTCAACGACCCGGACACCTTCGTCCAGGTGCAGCGCTCGCTCTCGACGGACCTCCTCAACGAGTACATCCGCCACATCGGGTCGGCGATCTTCGCCGTGCCCCCGGGCATCGAGCCGGGCGGCTGGGTCGGCGAGACCCTCTTCGCCTGA